A genomic segment from Bartonella ancashensis encodes:
- the nuoE gene encoding NADH-quinone oxidoreductase subunit NuoE has translation MSVRRLADDIHQPVTFSFTKENQLWAKNTIAKYPVGREQSAVIPLLMRAQEQEGWVTRAAIEHVAQMLSMAYIRVLEVATFYTQFQLKPVGTKAHIQVCGTTPCMLRGSDELIRVCREKIHHEPFTTNEDGTLSWEEVECLGACVNAPMIMIFKDTYEDLTAGRLEEIIDAFKEGKGLNMAVGPQNGRRSSEAISGSISLVSVEKRKEASSKSKKKSKGANSE, from the coding sequence ATGTCTGTGCGTCGTCTTGCTGATGATATTCATCAGCCAGTAACATTTTCATTTACAAAAGAAAATCAGTTATGGGCAAAGAATACTATAGCAAAGTATCCTGTAGGTCGTGAGCAATCAGCGGTTATTCCTTTATTAATGCGCGCTCAAGAGCAAGAAGGGTGGGTAACGCGCGCTGCGATTGAACATGTCGCTCAGATGCTTTCTATGGCTTATATTCGTGTTTTAGAGGTTGCAACTTTTTATACTCAATTTCAGTTAAAGCCGGTTGGTACAAAAGCGCACATTCAGGTTTGTGGTACAACTCCTTGTATGTTGCGTGGTTCTGATGAATTAATCAGAGTTTGCAGAGAAAAAATTCATCATGAGCCTTTTACGACTAATGAGGATGGAACTTTATCATGGGAAGAGGTAGAGTGTCTTGGTGCCTGTGTGAATGCTCCTATGATTATGATTTTTAAGGATACTTATGAGGATCTTACGGCAGGGCGTCTTGAAGAAATTATTGATGCGTTTAAGGAAGGCAAGGGCCTTAATATGGCTGTAGGGCCACAAAATGGGCGTAGATCATCAGAGGCTATTAGTGGTTCGATTTCTTTGGTTTCTGTAGAAAAGAGGAAAGAGGCCTCTTCAAAGTCTAAGAAAAAAAGCAAGGGAGCAAATTCAGAATGA
- a CDS encoding NADH-quinone oxidoreductase subunit J, translating to MLTGLAAAFFYLFSFIMLVSALIVVFARNPVHSVLFLILAFFNAAALFLLVGAEFVGLILLVVYVGAVAVLFLFVVMMLDIGFISPKKATLQYSFIGAFVGVVIAVELVIVFVYHHGSFVLGSNIIQPIPDIKHRTNTEALGDVLYTDYIFYFQTAGMILLVAMIGAIVLTLRHKSGVKRQSISAQVSRKPEDTIELKKVESRKGV from the coding sequence ATGCTAACAGGTCTAGCGGCGGCATTTTTCTACCTGTTTTCTTTTATTATGCTGGTAAGTGCGCTTATTGTTGTTTTTGCACGTAATCCGGTACATTCGGTGCTTTTTCTTATATTAGCATTTTTTAATGCAGCGGCTTTGTTTCTTCTTGTAGGTGCAGAATTTGTAGGGCTCATTCTGCTCGTTGTCTATGTTGGTGCCGTGGCTGTATTATTTTTGTTTGTTGTTATGATGCTTGATATTGGTTTTATTTCCCCGAAAAAAGCTACTTTGCAATACTCTTTCATTGGTGCCTTTGTTGGAGTCGTTATTGCAGTAGAGCTCGTCATTGTTTTTGTCTATCATCACGGTTCTTTCGTGTTGGGTAGTAATATCATACAACCAATTCCAGATATAAAACACCGAACTAATACAGAGGCATTAGGTGATGTTCTCTATACAGATTATATTTTTTATTTTCAGACTGCTGGAATGATTTTATTGGTTGCAATGATAGGCGCTATCGTTTTGACGTTGCGTCATAAATCAGGTGTTAAAAGACAGTCTATTTCTGCACAGGTTTCTAGGAAACCAGAAGATACAATCGAATTAAAA
- the nuoH gene encoding NADH-quinone oxidoreductase subunit NuoH, whose product MCSFFIDWMLPLLIIVGKTLLLLVALLVFIAYLLYADRKIWAAVQLRRGPNVVGPWGLLQSFADLIKFAVKEPIIPSGANKGVFLLAPFISATLALSAWAVIPVNEGWEIASINVGLLYVLAISSLEVYGVIMGGWASNSKYPFLGALRSAAQMVSYEVSIGFVLVTVVLVSGSLDLSTIVYEQNKGIGTNLGLPFSSFLDWNWLILFPMFVIFFISALAETNRPPFDLVEAESELVAGHMVEYSSTPYMLFFLGEYVAIVLMCALTTILFLGGWLPLLDVWWLNWIPGVIWFVFKVCFVFFGFAMVKAFVPRYRYDQLMRLGWKVFLPISFAMVVVTAGILKYMSLS is encoded by the coding sequence ATGTGTAGTTTCTTCATAGATTGGATGTTGCCATTGTTGATTATAGTGGGGAAGACGCTTCTTCTGTTAGTTGCTCTTTTAGTTTTTATTGCTTATCTTCTTTATGCAGATAGAAAAATTTGGGCAGCTGTGCAGTTACGGCGTGGTCCAAATGTTGTTGGTCCATGGGGGTTGTTGCAGTCTTTTGCGGATTTGATTAAATTTGCTGTTAAGGAACCGATTATCCCTTCAGGTGCTAATAAAGGTGTTTTTTTATTAGCTCCTTTTATTTCTGCGACTCTTGCATTATCGGCTTGGGCTGTTATTCCAGTTAATGAAGGCTGGGAAATTGCCAGTATTAATGTTGGTTTACTTTATGTTTTAGCTATTTCGTCTCTTGAGGTCTATGGTGTGATTATGGGAGGATGGGCATCAAATTCGAAATATCCTTTTTTAGGTGCGCTTAGATCAGCAGCGCAGATGGTTTCTTACGAAGTTTCGATTGGTTTTGTTCTAGTTACAGTTGTTTTAGTGAGTGGTTCGTTAGATCTTTCAACAATTGTTTATGAGCAAAATAAAGGGATTGGAACCAATCTTGGTTTGCCGTTTAGTAGTTTTTTGGACTGGAATTGGTTAATCTTGTTTCCAATGTTTGTGATATTTTTCATCTCTGCACTTGCGGAAACAAATCGTCCTCCTTTTGATCTAGTTGAAGCAGAATCTGAGCTTGTAGCAGGTCATATGGTTGAGTATTCTTCAACTCCTTACATGCTCTTTTTTTTGGGCGAGTATGTAGCTATTGTTTTAATGTGTGCGTTGACGACTATTTTGTTTTTAGGTGGTTGGTTACCTCTCCTAGATGTTTGGTGGCTTAATTGGATTCCTGGTGTTATTTGGTTTGTTTTTAAAGTTTGTTTTGTATTTTTTGGGTTTGCTATGGTTAAGGCATTTGTACCGCGTTATCGCTATGATCAGCTGATGAGGCTTGGTTGGAAGGTATTTCTTCCTATTTCATTTGCAATGGTTGTGGTAACTGCTGGTATCTTAAAGTATATGAGTCTTTCTTGA
- the nuoI gene encoding NADH-quinone oxidoreductase subunit NuoI gives MSTFIQAAKSLLLLEFVSAFFLAMRQFFSPKPTINYPYEKGFVSHRFRGEHALRRYPNGEERCIACKLCEAICPAQAITIEAGPRRNDGTRRTVRYDIDMVKCIYCGFCQEACPVDAIVEGPNFEFATETREELYYDKEKLLLNGDRWEREIARNILMDAPYR, from the coding sequence ATGTCAACTTTCATTCAAGCGGCAAAGTCACTTCTTCTGTTAGAGTTCGTAAGTGCTTTTTTCTTAGCAATGCGTCAATTTTTTTCGCCAAAGCCTACAATTAACTACCCTTACGAAAAAGGTTTTGTTTCTCATCGTTTTCGTGGAGAGCATGCTTTGCGTCGTTATCCAAATGGTGAAGAGCGGTGTATTGCTTGCAAATTATGTGAAGCGATTTGTCCGGCACAGGCTATAACGATTGAAGCTGGGCCGCGTCGTAATGACGGCACACGTAGAACTGTTCGTTACGATATTGATATGGTTAAGTGTATTTATTGTGGTTTTTGTCAAGAAGCTTGTCCAGTTGATGCTATTGTGGAGGGTCCTAATTTTGAATTTGCAACAGAGACACGTGAAGAGCTTTATTATGATAAAGAAAAGCTTTTGCTCAATGGGGATCGCTGGGAAAGAGAGATCGCACGCAATATATTAATGGATGCACCTTATCGTTAG
- a CDS encoding LemA family protein encodes MLDALVVKIPQQFTIAAFFISMMLLLSGCGFNTIPTNEEKVHAAWSEVLNQYQRRADLVPNLIATVKAYATHEKDVLTSVVEARAKATQTTIQADMLNDPQIMQQYLSSQANLSSALFRLMAISENYPDLKANQNFLSLQSQLEGTENRITIARRDYIEAVRIYNTALKTMPTMLWAKLWFYDAAPIQTFTIDTNTQQTPQVNFD; translated from the coding sequence ATGCTAGATGCCTTAGTTGTAAAGATACCGCAACAATTTACAATCGCTGCCTTCTTTATTTCCATGATGCTATTATTGAGTGGTTGTGGGTTTAACACAATACCAACAAACGAAGAAAAAGTGCACGCAGCTTGGAGTGAAGTTCTTAATCAGTACCAGCGTCGAGCAGACCTCGTTCCCAATCTCATAGCAACTGTTAAAGCCTATGCAACCCATGAAAAAGACGTTTTAACCAGTGTTGTTGAAGCACGCGCAAAAGCAACGCAAACAACTATTCAAGCTGATATGTTAAACGATCCACAAATCATGCAACAATATCTCAGTAGTCAAGCAAATTTATCAAGCGCACTTTTCCGTCTCATGGCTATTTCTGAAAATTATCCTGATCTCAAAGCAAACCAAAACTTTCTTTCTCTTCAATCACAATTAGAGGGAACTGAAAACCGCATAACTATTGCGCGTCGGGACTATATTGAAGCGGTCCGTATATACAACACAGCACTGAAAACGATGCCAACAATGCTTTGGGCCAAGCTATGGTTCTATGATGCTGCCCCTATACAAACTTTCACCATTGATACAAACACTCAACAAACACCACAAGTGAACTTTGATTAA
- a CDS encoding NuoB/complex I 20 kDa subunit family protein, with protein MGLIFNNSTIVAPQQKGVIEPNTGDLVSSNDKFFQDINSELSDKGFLLTSVDALVTWARTGSLMWMSFGLACCAVEMMQCSMPHYDNERFGYAPRASPRQSDVMVVAGTLTNKMAPALRKVYDQMPEPRYVISMGSCANGGGYYHYSYSVVRGCDRIVPVDIYVPGCPPTAEALLYAILLLQKKIRRTGSIER; from the coding sequence ATGGGATTGATATTTAATAATTCAACAATTGTTGCTCCACAACAAAAAGGAGTCATTGAGCCGAATACAGGTGATCTTGTTTCTTCGAATGATAAATTTTTTCAAGATATAAATAGCGAGTTATCTGATAAAGGTTTTTTGCTTACATCAGTTGATGCTCTGGTGACATGGGCGCGTACGGGGTCGTTGATGTGGATGAGTTTTGGTCTCGCTTGCTGCGCTGTTGAAATGATGCAGTGCTCTATGCCTCATTATGATAACGAGCGTTTTGGGTATGCACCACGTGCCTCACCTCGCCAGTCAGATGTTATGGTGGTTGCTGGAACTTTAACTAATAAAATGGCTCCTGCTTTACGCAAAGTTTATGATCAAATGCCTGAACCGCGTTACGTTATTTCTATGGGCTCTTGTGCAAATGGTGGTGGGTATTATCATTATTCCTATTCAGTTGTTCGTGGATGTGATCGTATAGTGCCAGTGGATATTTATGTTCCGGGTTGTCCTCCGACTGCAGAGGCTTTGTTGTATGCCATATTGCTTTTACAGAAAAAAATCCGTCGTACCGGTTCTATAGAGCGATAA
- a CDS encoding NADH-quinone oxidoreductase subunit C, with the protein MVTKTLVDLAAYLDDKLGDKLEESVLAFGELTLVSRLDAILDVLTFLRDDPDCQFINITDISGVDYPSRDKRFDVSYQLLSPSQNLRIRVKVRTDESTPVASACSVFSGAEWYEREAYDMYGILFSGHPDLRRILTDYGFEGHPLRKDFPVTGFVECRYDNEAKRVIYEPVVLRQEMRHFDFLSPWEGPEHSFPESKKESREK; encoded by the coding sequence ATGGTAACTAAAACATTAGTCGATTTGGCAGCTTATTTAGACGATAAATTAGGAGATAAGCTAGAGGAAAGTGTGCTGGCTTTTGGTGAGTTGACATTAGTGTCACGCCTGGATGCTATTCTCGATGTTTTGACATTTCTGCGTGATGATCCTGATTGCCAGTTTATCAACATCACAGACATTAGCGGTGTCGATTATCCTTCTCGTGATAAGCGTTTTGACGTTTCTTACCAGTTGCTATCACCCTCTCAAAATTTACGGATTCGTGTCAAGGTGCGTACTGATGAAAGCACACCTGTTGCTTCTGCCTGTTCTGTTTTTTCTGGAGCAGAATGGTATGAGCGTGAGGCGTACGATATGTATGGTATCCTATTTTCTGGTCATCCAGATTTGAGGCGCATCTTAACTGATTATGGGTTTGAAGGGCATCCTCTGCGTAAAGATTTTCCTGTAACGGGGTTTGTTGAGTGTCGTTATGATAATGAAGCAAAACGAGTAATTTATGAGCCTGTTGTTTTGCGCCAAGAAATGCGTCATTTTGATTTTCTTTCACCTTGGGAAGGTCCAGAACATAGTTTTCCAGAAAGTAAAAAGGAAAGTAGAGAAAAATGA
- the nuoG gene encoding NADH-quinone oxidoreductase subunit NuoG, producing MINIKVDGKEIEVPDYYTLLQAAEAAGTEVPRFCFHECLSIAGNCRMCLVEVKGGPPKPQPSCAIGVRDLRLGPNGEVPEIFTNTDMVKKARKGVMEFLLINHPLDCPVCDQGGECDLQDQAMLYGRDCSRYTENKRAVEDKYIGPLVKTVMTRCIHCTRCVRFTTEIAGISELGLIGRGEDAEITTYLQKAMTSELQGNIIDLCPVGALTSKPYAFHARPWELIKTESIDVMDALGSAIRVDSRGREVMRIVPRVNESVNEEWISDKTRFVWDGLRTQRLDRPYLRKDGKLHPVSWSEAFEKIKDVVSEVSAKKIGAIAGDLASVEEMYALKKLLISLGSDSFDCRQRDMALSPEFGRSSYIFNPTISGIKQADALLIVGSNPRIEAAVLNARILQRQRAGGFPIGLIGEQADLRYPYSYLGAGTDALQKLVNRDCEFFSILEKAKKPLILIGEGALLGQEGFSILRNLAKLTDLVGALNEEWNGFAILHNVASIVGGFDVGFVSKLGVKNILETCDVLFLLGADEVNLEQKKKFIIYIGSHGDNGAHAADVILPASAYTEKSGIYVNTEGRVQMTNRAGFAPGEAKEDWAILRALSNVLGKSLPFDSLYQLRQNLFNDFPHFGLIDGIAPSCINDVRKLGLETPSLDFQKFSSVVKDFYMTNPIARASAVMAECSAFSKKSFVEAED from the coding sequence ATGATAAATATCAAAGTTGATGGCAAAGAGATTGAAGTTCCTGATTACTACACGTTGCTTCAGGCTGCTGAAGCTGCGGGTACTGAGGTACCGCGGTTTTGTTTTCATGAATGTTTGTCAATTGCAGGGAATTGTCGCATGTGTTTGGTTGAAGTTAAGGGAGGTCCTCCAAAACCTCAACCATCTTGTGCGATAGGGGTTCGTGATTTACGATTAGGGCCCAACGGTGAAGTTCCTGAAATATTTACCAATACAGATATGGTTAAGAAGGCTCGTAAAGGTGTTATGGAGTTCCTTCTTATTAATCATCCATTAGATTGCCCTGTGTGCGATCAAGGTGGAGAATGCGATCTACAAGATCAGGCAATGCTTTATGGTCGTGATTGTTCTCGTTATACAGAAAATAAACGTGCTGTAGAAGATAAGTACATAGGACCTCTTGTTAAAACGGTTATGACACGCTGTATTCATTGTACTCGCTGTGTTCGTTTTACAACAGAAATTGCGGGTATTTCCGAGCTTGGTTTAATTGGTCGTGGTGAAGACGCTGAAATTACAACTTATCTTCAAAAGGCGATGACGTCTGAGTTGCAAGGAAATATTATTGATCTTTGTCCGGTAGGAGCATTGACTTCAAAGCCATATGCGTTCCACGCCCGTCCGTGGGAGTTAATTAAAACGGAATCTATCGATGTGATGGATGCACTTGGCAGCGCCATTCGCGTTGATAGCCGTGGTCGTGAAGTTATGCGTATTGTTCCACGTGTTAACGAAAGTGTAAATGAAGAGTGGATTTCTGATAAGACACGCTTTGTTTGGGATGGGCTGCGTACACAACGGCTTGATAGGCCTTATCTTCGCAAAGATGGAAAGCTTCATCCTGTGAGCTGGTCAGAAGCTTTCGAAAAGATTAAGGATGTTGTGTCTGAGGTATCAGCGAAAAAAATTGGTGCTATTGCTGGAGATTTGGCCTCTGTCGAGGAAATGTATGCACTTAAGAAATTACTAATTTCATTAGGTTCAGATTCTTTTGATTGTCGTCAAAGAGATATGGCTTTATCGCCTGAATTTGGACGTTCGAGTTATATCTTTAATCCTACTATTTCTGGTATTAAACAGGCTGATGCTTTGCTCATTGTAGGGTCTAATCCACGTATTGAAGCTGCCGTTTTGAATGCACGCATTTTGCAGCGCCAGCGTGCAGGAGGTTTCCCAATTGGGTTAATTGGAGAACAAGCTGATTTACGTTATCCATATTCTTATTTGGGAGCTGGTACGGATGCGTTGCAAAAGCTTGTTAACCGAGATTGTGAGTTTTTTAGTATATTAGAAAAAGCAAAAAAGCCGCTTATTCTCATTGGAGAAGGAGCGCTCCTCGGTCAGGAAGGTTTTTCTATTTTAAGGAATCTTGCAAAACTAACTGATCTTGTTGGTGCTTTGAATGAGGAATGGAATGGATTTGCTATCCTTCACAATGTAGCTTCAATTGTTGGAGGGTTTGATGTTGGTTTTGTTTCTAAGCTCGGCGTTAAAAATATTTTAGAAACTTGTGATGTTTTGTTTTTGCTTGGTGCGGATGAAGTTAATTTAGAGCAAAAGAAGAAATTTATAATTTATATTGGTAGTCATGGTGATAATGGAGCACATGCTGCTGATGTGATTTTACCAGCATCTGCATATACTGAAAAGTCGGGAATTTACGTTAATACAGAGGGGCGTGTCCAAATGACCAATCGTGCTGGTTTTGCTCCAGGTGAAGCAAAGGAAGATTGGGCTATTTTACGTGCTTTATCTAATGTTTTAGGAAAAAGTCTCCCTTTCGATTCGTTGTATCAATTGAGGCAGAATTTATTTAATGATTTCCCGCATTTTGGTCTCATTGATGGTATAGCACCTTCGTGTATTAATGATGTTAGAAAACTTGGTCTAGAAACACCTTCTTTAGATTTTCAGAAATTTTCTTCTGTGGTTAAAGACTTTTATATGACAAATCCGATAGCACGTGCTTCTGCAGTTATGGCTGAATGTTCAGCTTTTTCGAAGAAGAGTTTTGTGGAAGCTGAAGATTAG
- a CDS encoding NADH-quinone oxidoreductase subunit D, giving the protein MAEVNVRNFNINFGPQHPAAHGVLRMVLELDGEVVERVDPHIGLLHRGTEKLMETKTYLQACPYLDRLDYVAPMNQEHAFVLAIEKLLAVEVPKRGQLIRVLFSEIGRILNHLLNVTTQAMDVGALTPPLWGFEQREKLMVFYERACGARLHANYFRPGGVHQDLPESLIEDIGNFIDPFLVALDKLDALITPNRIFKQRNVDIGVVSIDEAWARGFSGVMIRGAGVAWDLRKSQPYECYDEMEFDIPIGKNSDCYDRYLIRMEEMRQSTRIMRQCVDRLLSTERSGPVSSLDRKVVPPKRGEMKNSMEALIHHFKLYTEGFHTPPGEVYVAVEAPKGEFGIYLISDGTNKPYRVKLRAPGFAHLQAMDFLTRGHMLADATAILGSIDIVFGEVDR; this is encoded by the coding sequence GTGGCTGAAGTCAACGTTCGAAATTTTAATATCAATTTTGGACCGCAACATCCTGCTGCGCATGGTGTTTTGCGTATGGTTCTTGAGTTGGATGGTGAGGTTGTTGAACGTGTTGATCCGCATATTGGGTTGTTGCATCGTGGTACCGAAAAACTCATGGAGACAAAAACTTACCTTCAAGCGTGTCCATACCTTGATCGTCTAGATTATGTTGCTCCGATGAATCAGGAACATGCTTTTGTTCTTGCTATTGAAAAATTATTGGCTGTTGAAGTTCCTAAAAGGGGACAGTTAATTCGTGTGCTGTTTTCTGAAATTGGCCGTATTCTCAATCATTTGCTTAATGTAACGACTCAGGCAATGGATGTTGGTGCTTTAACGCCTCCGCTTTGGGGGTTTGAGCAACGAGAAAAATTGATGGTTTTTTATGAGCGTGCTTGTGGAGCGCGTCTCCATGCAAATTATTTTAGACCTGGTGGAGTGCATCAAGATTTGCCGGAATCGCTAATTGAAGATATTGGTAACTTCATTGATCCATTTCTTGTTGCGCTTGATAAACTTGATGCGCTTATAACGCCAAATCGTATTTTTAAACAGCGAAATGTTGATATCGGTGTAGTGAGTATCGATGAGGCTTGGGCCCGTGGTTTTTCTGGTGTGATGATTCGTGGAGCCGGTGTAGCGTGGGATTTGCGCAAGAGTCAGCCTTATGAATGCTATGATGAAATGGAATTTGATATTCCCATTGGTAAAAATAGCGATTGCTATGATCGTTACCTCATTCGTATGGAAGAAATGCGTCAATCAACGCGAATCATGCGTCAATGTGTGGATCGTCTACTCAGTACAGAAAGGAGTGGGCCTGTTTCGAGTCTGGATCGAAAGGTTGTGCCGCCAAAGCGTGGTGAGATGAAAAATTCAATGGAGGCACTTATCCATCATTTTAAACTTTATACAGAAGGTTTCCATACTCCTCCAGGTGAGGTTTATGTTGCTGTGGAGGCTCCAAAGGGTGAGTTTGGTATTTATTTGATTTCCGATGGAACGAATAAGCCTTATCGTGTTAAACTGCGCGCTCCAGGTTTTGCTCATCTTCAGGCCATGGATTTTTTAACTCGAGGTCATATGTTAGCTGATGCAACGGCTATTTTGGGTTCTATTGATATTGTTTTTGGAGAGGTTGATCGCTGA
- the nuoF gene encoding NADH-quinone oxidoreductase subunit NuoF — MLANIDRIFTNIYGFEDRSLKAAVLRGHWDGTGEIIAKGRDWIIDEVKASGLRGRGGAGFSTGMKWSFMPKCNDGRPHYLVVNADESEPGTCKDRDILRHEPHTLIEGCVLATFAIGANVAFIYVRGEYIRERERLQAAIDECYDAGLLGKKTKYGHACDIIVHHGAGAYICGEETALLESLEGKKGQPRLKPPFPANVGLYGCPTTVNNVESIAVVPTILRRGASWFSSIGRQNNTGTKLFMISGHVNTPCTFEESLGISFRELIEKYAGGIRGGWDNLLAVIPGGASCPVVRGEDMMDALMDFDGMRDVGSSFGTGGAIVMDKSTDIIRAIWRIAAFFKHESCGQCTPCREGTGWMMRLLGRMVEGRAQKREIDLLFEVSKQVEGHTICALGDAAAWPVQGLIRNFRSEIEKRIDAYTHNAVQNKGVVSEVIG; from the coding sequence ATGCTGGCTAATATAGATCGCATTTTCACCAACATTTATGGCTTTGAAGATAGATCTTTGAAAGCTGCGGTGTTGCGTGGGCATTGGGATGGTACTGGAGAAATTATTGCAAAGGGTCGTGACTGGATTATTGATGAAGTGAAAGCTTCAGGCCTGCGTGGTCGTGGTGGTGCAGGTTTTTCTACGGGAATGAAGTGGTCGTTTATGCCTAAATGCAATGATGGTCGACCACATTATTTGGTTGTTAATGCAGATGAATCAGAACCTGGAACCTGCAAAGATCGTGATATTTTAAGGCATGAGCCTCATACTTTGATTGAGGGCTGCGTTCTTGCTACTTTTGCAATAGGAGCAAATGTTGCTTTCATTTATGTTCGTGGTGAGTACATTCGTGAGCGCGAAAGATTACAAGCGGCAATTGATGAGTGTTATGACGCAGGATTATTGGGAAAAAAGACCAAATATGGGCACGCTTGTGATATAATTGTTCATCATGGTGCTGGTGCTTATATTTGTGGTGAGGAAACAGCTCTTCTTGAAAGTCTTGAAGGAAAAAAAGGACAACCTCGACTTAAACCACCATTTCCAGCTAATGTGGGACTTTACGGTTGTCCAACAACGGTTAATAATGTGGAATCTATAGCAGTTGTTCCAACCATTTTGCGTCGGGGGGCATCGTGGTTTTCATCAATTGGTCGTCAAAATAATACTGGCACAAAACTGTTTATGATTTCTGGCCATGTCAATACGCCTTGTACGTTTGAAGAGTCTCTAGGTATTTCTTTTCGTGAATTGATTGAGAAATATGCAGGAGGTATTCGAGGAGGGTGGGACAATCTTTTAGCAGTTATTCCTGGTGGGGCGTCTTGTCCAGTTGTTCGTGGTGAAGATATGATGGACGCATTGATGGATTTTGATGGGATGCGTGATGTCGGTTCATCTTTCGGTACAGGTGGCGCAATTGTTATGGATAAATCAACCGACATTATTAGGGCAATTTGGCGTATAGCAGCTTTTTTTAAGCATGAAAGTTGCGGGCAATGTACCCCGTGTCGTGAAGGTACTGGTTGGATGATGCGTCTTTTAGGACGCATGGTTGAGGGAAGGGCGCAAAAGCGAGAAATTGACCTTTTGTTTGAAGTTTCTAAGCAAGTAGAAGGGCATACTATTTGTGCGCTTGGTGATGCAGCGGCTTGGCCCGTGCAGGGATTAATACGCAATTTTCGTTCAGAAATAGAGAAAAGAATTGATGCATATACACATAATGCGGTTCAAAACAAAGGCGTTGTTTCAGAAGTAATTGGATAA
- a CDS encoding TPM domain-containing protein, producing MLKHFAQHITFLHLWFIIGLFGGSIALSTASHSQIQYPSLQGYINDEAHLLDQAIIDDLTKKLFTLEKETGAQLVIATVTGLSGIDIETYSNSLFRTWQLGKEKIDNGILLIIAPKERKVRIEVGYGLEGKLTDAISAIIINNFIVPNFHEENYQEGITKAVNAIIDIVAGNNSDILKAKGAPKHSKANDKKEAIITNLVLLLLFFTMVCLPILAMIFGKKVAVHKYRWMGITFTLWFINPNFTTKYRNKKFNEYPHRRRFRGGGGSSGGGGASGRW from the coding sequence ATGCTCAAACACTTTGCACAGCATATCACATTCCTGCATTTATGGTTTATTATAGGCCTTTTTGGGGGAAGTATTGCACTAAGTACTGCTTCTCACTCACAAATTCAATACCCTTCCCTACAAGGATATATTAATGATGAAGCTCACTTACTTGACCAAGCAATAATAGACGATTTAACAAAAAAACTCTTCACTTTAGAAAAAGAAACAGGTGCTCAACTCGTTATTGCAACTGTTACTGGTCTATCAGGAATCGATATCGAAACTTATAGCAATTCTCTTTTTCGCACATGGCAGCTAGGGAAAGAAAAAATTGATAACGGTATCCTACTTATTATAGCACCAAAAGAGCGAAAAGTGCGCATCGAAGTTGGCTATGGTTTGGAAGGAAAATTAACAGATGCAATCTCTGCAATTATCATTAATAATTTTATCGTTCCTAACTTTCATGAAGAAAATTACCAAGAAGGGATCACAAAAGCAGTTAATGCAATCATTGATATTGTCGCAGGAAATAATTCTGATATATTGAAGGCAAAAGGAGCTCCTAAACATTCTAAGGCAAACGATAAAAAAGAAGCAATAATAACCAATTTGGTGCTACTTTTGCTCTTTTTTACGATGGTGTGTTTACCTATTCTGGCAATGATTTTTGGCAAAAAGGTAGCTGTACACAAATATCGCTGGATGGGCATCACCTTTACCCTCTGGTTTATTAATCCGAATTTCACTACAAAGTACCGTAATAAAAAATTCAATGAGTACCCACATCGCCGTAGATTTAGAGGTGGTGGAGGATCATCAGGTGGTGGTGGCGCATCTGGAAGATGGTGA
- a CDS encoding NADH-quinone oxidoreductase subunit A: MTHLLSSYLPVLIFIVISAIIAGSLLVIPYAVAYRAPDPEKLSAYECGFNSFSDARMKFDVRFYLVSILFIIFDLEVAFLFPWAVSFHSLSMLGFWSMIVFLAVLMIGFIYEWKKGALEWD, encoded by the coding sequence ATGACTCATTTGCTGAGCTCTTATTTGCCGGTGTTAATTTTTATTGTTATTTCAGCGATTATTGCGGGGTCACTTTTGGTGATTCCTTATGCTGTAGCCTATCGTGCTCCTGATCCTGAAAAATTGTCAGCTTATGAGTGTGGGTTCAACTCATTTAGCGATGCGCGTATGAAATTTGATGTTCGATTCTATCTCGTTTCGATTTTGTTTATCATCTTCGATCTTGAGGTTGCTTTCCTTTTTCCGTGGGCTGTTTCGTTTCATTCTTTAAGTATGCTTGGTTTTTGGTCGATGATTGTCTTTTTGGCTGTTTTAATGATCGGATTTATATATGAATGGAAGAAGGGGGCTCTTGAATGGGATTGA